A window of the Polypterus senegalus isolate Bchr_013 chromosome 4, ASM1683550v1, whole genome shotgun sequence genome harbors these coding sequences:
- the LOC120528237 gene encoding zona pellucida sperm-binding protein 4-like gives MARLDYWCLFCLVVWVQCAHLAFARSEDVIKKCDDDNTMTLSFAGSPLVFLQKTRGGLVKVTKELPGIVLHVMSGRTTLTVPFYSSYVHVSEQGSHYVVTVAVGSRSNVKTFTCPKPARRSGSVAERCTVANSEKLPCGGSSSITQADCEANNCCYDSSSSTSPCYYANDVTVQCTLDGQFVVVVSKNVTLPPLELGSLQLVDSSSVGCSPVTSLSSFVMYQFPVSTCGSTVQMAGGNVTYQNTMSAAITVRTGPEGSITRDSVYKLFFQCTYSGSQDVRVEAEVYTVAPPLPVVEQGPFDLELVIATDSSYGSYYVDADYPVTKTLRDPVAVEVHIVNRTDPNLVLTLGDCWVTPGPSASSQPQWSLLVNGCPYTGDNYLTSLVTVDGTSGVAYPSHYKRFVFEMFAFVDPVARQALVEKIFIYCVAAACYPSATDPCTQTCPIRRSGRAADKVAQIPLARKNVLLHSGPVIFEADQVETSRLEQDGKDPSSSWMRPASLPTGYLVLGAAATLVMVMLILAVLAARRLNWQKIHLKC, from the exons ATGGCGCGTTTGGATTACTGGTGTCTTTTTTGCCTGGTCGTTTGGGTGCAGTGTGCTCATTTGGCCTTTGCTCGGTCAGAGGACGTGATTAAGAAATGCGACGACGACAACACGATGACCTTGTCATTTGCTGGTTCTCCACTTGTTTTTCTCCAGA agaCGAGAGGCGGACTTGTAAAGGTAACCAAGGAACTCCCAGGAATTGTCCTCCATGTAATGTCTGGCCGCACCACACTAACGGTCCCCTTTTATTCATCGTACGTTCACGTGTCTGAGCAG GGCTCCCATTATGTCGTGACTGTTGCGGTTGGATCTCGATCAAATGTGAAAACCTTCACCTGTCCGAAGCCAG CCCGACGATCAGGGAGTGTTGCTGAGAGATGCACAGTGGCAAATAGTGAGAAGCTCCCTTGTGGAGGGTCTTCATCCATCACTCAAGCAGACTGTGAAGCCAACAACTGTTGCTACGATTCAAGTAGCAGCACCAGTCCATGCTACTATGCCAATGATG TGACTGTGCAGTGCACCCTGGATGGccagtttgtggtggtggtgtctaAGAATGTGACCCTTCCTCCCCTGGAACTTGGCTCCCTCCAGTTGGTGGACAGTAGTTCTGTTGGCTGCAGCCCTGTGACCAGCCTGTCCAGCTTTGTCATGTACCAGTTTCCAGTCAGTACCTGTGGCAGCACAGTTCAG ATGGCTGGTGGTAATGTAACTTACCAGAACACCATGTCTGCTGCCATCACTGTGAGGACTGGTCCAGAGGGCTCCATCACCAGGGACAGTGTCTACAA gttattcttccagtgcacctactcaggaagccaggatgtgcgagtggaggctgaggtgtatactgtggcaccacctcttccagtagtagaGCAAGGGCCATTTGACCTGGAATTGGTCATTGCAACAG ATTCCTCCTATGGCTCCTACTATGTGGATGCGGACTACCCAGTGACCAAAACTCTGAGGGATCCTGTGGCTGTGGAAGTGCACATTGTGAACAGGACTGACCCTAACCTTGTGCTGACTCTTGGGGACTGCTGGGTCACCCCAGGACCTTCTGCTTCCAGCCAGCCCCAGTGGAGCCTTCTGGTGAATGG GTGCCCATACACTGGTGATAACTATTTGACCAGCTTGGTGACTGTGGATGGCACATCTGGAGTGGCCTACCCAAGTCATTACAAGAGATTTGTGTTtgagatgtttgcttttgtggACCCTGTAGCTCGGCAAGCCTTGGTAGAAAAG ATCTTCATCTACTGTGTGGCTGCTGCCTGCTATCCCTCTGCCACAGACCCCTGTACTCAAACCTGCCCTATTAGAA GATCTGGCAGAGCTGCAGACAAGGTGGCACAGATTCCTCTTGCCAGGAAGAATGTGCTCCTTCACAGTGGTCCTGTCATCTTTGAGGCTGACCAGGTGGAAACTTCCAGACTGGAGCAGGATGGTAAAGATCCATCTTCCTCCTGGATGAGGCCAG CCTCTCTTCCCACTGGATACCTGGTGTTGGGAGCTGCAGCTACACTCGTGATGGTGATGCTCATTTTGGCTGTACTTGCTGCAAGAAGGTTGAACTGGCAAAAAATACATCTGaagtgttaa